Proteins encoded within one genomic window of Fragaria vesca subsp. vesca linkage group LG1, FraVesHawaii_1.0, whole genome shotgun sequence:
- the LOC101313151 gene encoding uncharacterized protein LOC101313151, giving the protein MNDKDLDEVEDWCFVCKDGGALRVCDYRGCTKVYHAKCVHKTNSFLKTKKRWVCDHHSCSVCHSQIEISFSCLLCTYSVCDNCRKSNDSSEFAVVRGKENVGLCVDCLELVRFAENAECDRDGDKLDFEDPETFEYGFKECWEILKEKDGLTLNDIYDERREMIHDEEISLKELLMQRLNKQKSDFDSKEKPENVVSLGSHMNAESGIHKEDGDETTQIDHVLCKHNKRKLILDCETSSESEKKEPHVENGMSEDYEDNIPLKDRLARRILKKPKLVIPHYVKPFVSVEKEPHVENSLSEDDEDITLKDCLARRLPKKPKLVIPSYVKPFVSEEKKKVMYHYCTRNAKESCFASVVVSNMKLVYLRRSLVEELMSTQPDNWERKVVGSYVRVENDLDDYFQGNSSYQLTQVKGITRKQNSGEILLHLLARDVLISSLSDCDFTEEECRNLQEMVENHLVRRPTVVEIEHKARQLHEDIKKDWIEREFLRLETCIRSETNQYGWISTGLSKYIELREMLKQTLEQGKLLHEEPQIITDVLSLSDL; this is encoded by the coding sequence ATGAACGACAAAGACCTGGATGAGGTAGAGGACTGGTGCTTTGTTTGCAAAGATGGTGGAGCATTGAGGGTGTGTGACTACCGAGGCTGCACCAAAGTCTACCACGCCAAATGTGTGCACAAGACTAATTCTTTTCTCAAAACCAAGAAGCGATGGGTTTGTGATCACCACTCTTGTTCAGTGTGCCACTCCCAAATCGAAATCAGCTTCTCTTGCCTTCTCTGCACATATTCGGTGTGTGACAATTGCCGCAAAAGTAATGATAGCTCTGAGTTTGCGGTGGTAAGAGGGAAGGAGAATGTAGGGCTCTGTGTGGATTGTCTAGAGCTTGTTAGGTTTGCGGAGAATGCGGAGTGTGATAGAGATGGAGATAAGTTAGACTTTGAGGATCCGGAGACATTCGAATATGGATTCAAAGAGTGTTGGGAGATCCTCAAGGAAAAGGATGGATTGACTTTAAATGATATATATGACGAAAGAAGAGAGATGATACATGATGAGGAAATTTCATTGAAAGAACTTCTGATGCAGAGACTAAACAAGCAAAAATCAGATTTTGATTCTAAGGAAAAGCCTGAGAATGTGGTTAGTCTTGGTTCTCATATGAATGCAGAAAGTGGGATACACAAGGAAGATGGTGATGAAACTACACAAATAGATCATGTGTTATGCAAACACAATAAGCGAAAATTGATCTTAGATTGTGAGACATCATCTGAATCTGAGAAAAAGGAGCCACATGTAGAGAATGGGATGAGTGAGGATTATGAAGATAATATTCCATTGAAAGATCGTCTCGCGCGCAGAATACTCAAGAAGCCAAAGTTGGTAATCCCACATTATGTGAAACCTTTTGTTTCTGTGGAAAAGGAGCCACATGTGGAGAATAGTCTTAGTGAGGATGATGAAGATATAACGCTGAAAGATTGTCTCGCCCGCAGATTACCCAAGAAGCCAAAATTGGTGATCCCATCTTATGTGAAACCTTTTGTTTCTGAGGAAAAGAAGAAAGTGATGTATCATTATTGCACTAGGAATGCCAAAGAAAGTTGTTTTGCATCAGTAGTTGTTAGCAATATGAAGCTTGTCTACTTACGGAGGAGCTTAGTGGAGGAGTTGATGTCAACACAACCTGATAACTGGGAAAGAAAGGTAGTGGGAAGCTATGTAAGAGTGGAAAATGACCTTGATGACTATTTCCAGGGAAATTCTTCATACCAACTTACACAAGTGAAAGGCATAACTAGGAAACAGAACAGTGGAGAAATTCTTCTTCACCTGCTTGCTAGAGATGTTCTCATTTCCTCACTATCAGATTGCGACTTTACTGAGGAAGAATGTAGGAATTTGCAAGAAATGGTAGAGAATCATTTGGTGAGGAGACCTACTGTTGTTGAGATTGAACACAAAGCGAGACAACTGCATGAGGATATTAAGAAAGACTGGATTGAGAGAGAGTTCCTCAGGTTAGAGACTTGCATTCGTTCAGAAACAAATCAATATGGATGGATCAGCACAGGGTTATCAAAGTATATAGAACTACGTGAAATGCTGAAGCAAACATTAGAACAGGGAAAACTCTTGCACGAGGAGCCACAAATCATTACAGACGTCTTGAGTTTGAGTGACTTATGA